Proteins from a genomic interval of Benincasa hispida cultivar B227 chromosome 7, ASM972705v1, whole genome shotgun sequence:
- the LOC120082030 gene encoding putative pectinesterase/pectinesterase inhibitor 45 codes for MVFQDFDQISERRRAERARKFRKRVTIAVVSVSVILLVIAAAVFVQVSSSSKSTTKNGNSKSSSSNENSKETVPDDVKQVSRVEKMITMICNSTDYKGKCESTLKDGIHTDSNSSDPKDLIKLSISAAADEVKSAVKKATGFNFATAEEKGAFEDCKVLLEDAVEELEMSMSQVSIKNMGKLTAKTTPDLNNWLSAVMSYHETCVDGFPEGKIKTEMEKVVKNGKELTSNSLAMISQVASFFSTFEMPEGAATRRRLMASNGFPTWMNSNERRMLKGATAGDKPKPNVVVAKDGSGDFKTINEALAAMPAKYDGRYVIYVKEGIYEETVVITKKMVNVTMYGDGSQKSMISGNKNFVDGVRTFQTATFVALGEGFFAQAIGFRNTAGPEKHQAVAARVQADRAIFLNCRFEGYQDTLYVQAHRQFYRSCLITGTIDFIFGDAAAFFQNCNMMVRKPLDNQQNIVTAQGRTDKHETTGIVLQNCKILPDKTLEPVKSQFKSYLGRPWKEFSRTIVMESTIEDIIHPDGWMPWEGDFALKTLYYAEFNNQGPGAKTDGRVKWPGYKVIDKDEAAKFTIGTFLELDWIESTSAPVHVGLF; via the exons ATGGTGTTCCAAGATTTTGACCAAATCTCTGAACGCCGACGTGCCGAGAGGGCTCGTAAGTTTCGAAAAAGAGTTACCATTGCTGTGGTCTCGGTTTCTGTGATCCTCCTTGTCATTGCTGCGGCCGTGTTCGTCCAGGTTTCCTCCTCCTCCAAATCCACCACCAAAAATGGCAATAGCAAGAGCAGTAGCAGCAACGAAAACTCCAAAGAAACCGTGCCAGACGACGTGAAACAGGTGTCGCGCGTCGAGAAAATGATAACCATGATATGCAACTCGACAGACTACAAAGGCAAATGCGAAAGCACTCTGAAGGATGGCATCCACACGGATTCTAATTCCTCGGACCCGAAAGACTTGATCAAGCTGTCGATCTCAGCAGCGGCAGACGAGGTGAAATCTGCAGTGAAAAAGGCAACGGGGTTCAACTTCGCAACGGCGGAGGAAAAGGGTGCATTCGAGGACTGCAAGGTGCTGTTGGAAGACGCGGTGGAGGAATTGGAGATGTCTATGAGCCAAGTGAGCATTAAGAATATGGGAAAGCTGACGGCGAAAACGACACCAGATCTGAACAACTGGCTAAGCGCGGTGATGTCATATCATGAAACTTGTGTTGATGGGTTCCCAGAGGGGAAGATAAAAACCGAAATGGAGAAGGTGGTGAAGAATGGAAAGGAACTCACCAGTAATTCCTTGGCCATGATATCACAGGTGGCTTCTTTCTTCTCGACGTTCGAGATGCCCGAGGGAGCTGCGACACGACGTCGTCTTATGGCCAGCAATGGGTTCCCAACTTGGATGAACAGCAATGAGCGGAGGATGTTGAAGGGCGCTACCGCTGGGGATAAGCCAAAGCCTAACGTTGTGGTTGCCAAAGATGGCTCTGGAGATTTCAAAACTATTAATGAAGCCTTGGCTGCCATGCCTGCCAAATATGATGGACG gtACGTGATCTATGTGAAGGAAGGAATCTACGAGGAGACCGTGGTGATTACTAAAAAGATGGTTAATGTTACAATGTACGGAGATGGATCTCAAAAGAGCATGATCAGTGGGAACAAGAACTTTGTGGATGGAGTTAGAACCTTCCAAACCGCAACATTTG TGGCACTTGGAGAAGGGTTCTTCGCGCAGGCCATAGGATTCAGAAACACAGCAGGTCCAGAAAAGCACCAAGCCGTCGCGGCTCGAGTCCAAGCAGACCGAGCCATATTCTTGAACTGCCGGTTCGAGGGGTACCAGGACACATTATACGTCCAAGCCCATCGCCAATTCTACAGAAGCTGTCTCATAACAGGCACCATCGACTTCATCTTCGGCGACGCGGCCGCCTTTTTCCAAAACTGTAACATGATGGTCAGGAAGCCATTAGACAACCAACAGAACATAGTGACAGCACAGGGCAGAACCGACAAGCATGAAACCACAGGCATTGTCCTTCAAAACTGCAAGATTTTGCCTGACAAGACACTTGAGCCAGTGAAGTCCCAATTCAAAAGCTACTTGGGAAGGCCTTGGAAAGAATTCTCAAGAACCATTGTAATGGAGTCCACAATTGAAGATATCATTCATCCTGATGGGTGGATGCCTTGGGAAGGGGATTTTGCACTGAAAACCTTGTACTATGCTGAATTTAACAACCAAGGGCCTGGGGCTAAGACTGATGGTAGAGTCAAATGGCCTGGCTACAAGGTGATTGATAAGGACGAGGCTGCAAAGTTTACAATAGGAACTTTTCTAGAGCTGGATTGGATCGAGAGCACCTCCGCTCCTGTTCATGTCGGCCTATTTTGA